In Carettochelys insculpta isolate YL-2023 chromosome 10, ASM3395843v1, whole genome shotgun sequence, the DNA window GAAAACCAGGACCAAAGGTACATCATGAAGATAATGGATAAAGCTGTGGTAATGACACATTTGACAGCAAAGATAAAATTGAATATGGATAAAAATAATACAATGTATAACCAAGGACAGAAAATTATTCTAGAGTAAACTAACACAATTAGCACTGTAGGGTAATAGTCTGTTGATGAGAAATATTGAAATCCTGTCCTGTCCATATTTTAGGAGAAAtctacgcttttttttttttaatttcccactGTGTCCAGGAGTTTCATATTTGTAAAGGTGGAACCTCTTAAAATAATGAACATTATTGTATTTAAGAAGAGTCGTccttttggccacatctacacaagcaagttctttgaGAAGAAGCTggggctcttccaaaagatcccaggagcgtctacacacaaaatgtgttttttcaaaaggaattcaaaagcaTGCAGTGCTTCTTCCACAGGGCCTCTTTCGCTCCTGGAGCAGGAAGAGTGacttcttcagaaataatcttttggaacaaaatgtgtagatgttccgtgatccctcctttcaaaagggcggtcCTCCATAGCACCAGCTGGTGGATCATGGAGACACCTCAGCAAGCACCAGCGGGGCTCTGTGTTCTCTGCCTCTGGCCAGTCTTAAAGCTGCAAGAacccagaaatcctgtggcaggaagctgagagcacggaGGCAGCAAGCAcgtgcactgctgcaacacatGCTCCCCAGACACCCCCACAGGATCTGGAGCCACCAAGGACACACAGGgcacccaggagcccacccagggCACGAAGTAGAggggcccttcctggactgagCTAGAGCTCCAGGACTTTCTGGGGCTTTGGCATAAGGAGGGGGTCCTCCAGGACACTACAGGCTACTGCTGAAATGCCCCCAGATTTGCCTAGCTGGCCACTGGCTTAGCCACCTGAGGCCACCATGCCCAGACCACCAACTAGGTCCGGTACAAGGTGAAAGAATTATGCCAGGGATAcatgcaggcctggggcagcaccAGACAGTcagggtgggccacagccactTGCCTGTATTATCGGAAGCTGTGGAAGCTCTGGGTGGGTGAGGACAGCTCCCTACCCTTCAGCACCTTCCAGACCACAGCCCTGGAGCCCCCTGCCACAtctgccagccaggccagggtGCCAGACCTGGAGCCGGAGGTCCTGTCTAGAGACGAGTCAGAGTGGTCCCTGGTCATGGAGGTGtgctcagcctcctccagccgtccaacttgagccgggcatctccTGACCTCttcaagggaccctccagtaagtgtgCAGTGCATTGCATACACCAGCCCCCGGGCCCTGGCCTGACCTCAGAACATATCTCTGACACaggggcatgcctgcaggtgagacccagcacctgcccttgtggacagtgctgcaagctacATTCATGCATGGGGGACctgggtgggacaggctgcacccagctcacctgccaccccagcAGGGACTCCCCTATGCCCCGATACACCCCTGTCTCCTGCTAGCCTGttccccaggccagggcagggggccccacCATGGCAAGTGCCATCCCCAAGGCATCACGGAGGCCATGAGTGGCATGGGCCACCATGCAGGGAACATGGGGACATCCCAGGACATGCCTGTCCCTcgggtcagggtgggggcagctacCCATGAGAGGTGGGGTACACGGCAactagggctgggatgggggactGAGCAAGGAGCAAGGGCTGGACCTGCCCCACCACCTTCTTCTCAGTGGGCCTGTGCCCAGAAGGCCCAATGCTGCAGCTGGGACGAAGATGCCGCTGTTTACatagctgccctctgccaccagaacacGCTGGGGCAGagacagctggtgctggaggaggccGACATGGCTTGGCAGTGGGACACATGAGCAGAGATGGTGAGCATGTTCTGCACCATATGCAGGGCCCTTGTGGAGCTGCCgggccagcctcccacccccacacaccaccacccTGATGTCCCTGAGGCCCTCGCCACCTATCTTCCAGTGCCTTCTGGGGACATGCAGCCTGGCTCACGGCCAGGGCCAGCCCTGCTGAGGCAACCACCCCGCCTCCTCCCTGCCAAGGCTGAACCAGTGGCCCCCCTCTCCTACCTTCCATGCCCCAACTGGGACCATGAACCCAGGGCGGGAGGGGCCCCTGTAAGTACTGGGGCTCGTggccttccaccccctccctggaATAGCGTCCCCCCATTTAATGACCACCCaatgtaaatagttaccccctgTACACCTATAAATAGTTTAACATGTTTTTTTATTGGTCAGAAGTTTTTAAGTTGTAATAAAGGTATCTAACTGCAATATCCCCGTGTCCCTGATTATTGACGGGAGacagtgaggggtggatgggtgggggcaTCTGTGGGGGTATCTGGGTGAGGGCCACTCCACCCCATGGGCAAAAgtctcccagagggcttcccagaTGTGGAACCCATCGTGGTGGAGCTTGTGGGcagcggctgcagcaggctgctcaTATCCAGGCTGGCCTTGGCCATCCAGCCCCTGGGGAAGTCTCCTCTCTGGCTAAATGAGtttgtggagggagcagcaggcccCCATGACCAGGGCGATATTCTCCAGCTTGATGTCAAGGTCCATTGGAGGCACCTAAATTTCGCCTTCAAGTGGCCGAAGGCACACTCGACCAGGTAGCATGCCCATGTGAGGCAGCcactgaagagctcctgggagggggtgaggtggcctgtgtatgacCACGTAAGCAAGGGCTGCAAAGGGTAGGCTGGGTCACCCACCATGCAGAGAGGCATGGCGATCTCCCCAATGGTGCACccctgctgggagatgtaggtcccagcctccatACTGCAGTACAGGGCAGAGTTCCTGATGAGACATGCTTCAtgcacccagcctggccagcccacataaatatccATGAACCATCCCTGATGGTCCTCCAATGTCTGGAGCACGGCGGAGTGGGTAGCCCTGGTGGTTCACGTAGCAGCCAGCGCTGTGGTGTGGGGCCCTGATGGCAAAGTGCACACCATCAATTgctccaaagcactgggggaagttGAGGGTGGTGAACCCTGCGACAGCTgaatccaggtccctgatgtttACGAACCTCCCAAGCAGAACCTGGTTGttggctgtcatgacctgcagaggacaGAGAGCGAGCACACTCATGGTTGTGCAcaggggtgcccctgccccctcccaggcttTGTCTCCctaccctccctccctgccacaccATCTGCACCCCCCTCCCGGGCCACCgctccagcagcaggcctgtgtaCGGGGGGGTGTCACAGCTCCCCTGCAGCTAGGCCCATCTGCCCCAACCCATCACACCCTAGCCCGCAAGGGTCCCCTGTGCCcaacagcccccctcccctcttcttgCTGGGCCAGGGCGCAGAGCGTGCCTTACCTCAAAgatgacagccccagtggtggacttgcccacctcGAACTGCTGCccaacagagtggtagctgtccagggtggtcagcttccataAGCCtaggccatgcacttctccacaGAGAGGGCTAGCAACATCCAGGAGTTCTGGCACTGGaggatgggggtgagccagctgcagagctccatgaaggtgtctCTTCATgggaaagttctgcagccagcgcaTGTCATCTCCCTTGGCCAGGACTACCCTGCCCCACCAGTCAGAACTTTCTGGGTGGATCCAGATGTGCCAGATGGCCCGGGGGTGATGCagtaggggctggggtgggttggggccccAGTCATGAGTCTCCAGCACCATAGGAGGTGGAGGACAGCTGCCAGCAAGATGGCCAGCAGGTGAGCCCGGGCAATCCTGTGGGTCTGCCCCTGTTGTGGGTCCACTGCTCTCACAAGCGAGGGTCAGAACCGAGGACAGGCTCAGCTTCACCGTAAACAGCtgagcaggcctcagcagcacatgcaaggaggggctgggtggaagGGGCTCTTTAAGGCAGTGTGTTGCCGGTGCTCCTGGGAGGGCTTTCCaaccatgcaaccccatctgcaaCATTTTCTGGCCCATTTTTTCAAGAGTGCggctgtggctgtgtggatgcactgtttTGGAAGTAAGGATGgctcttttggtctgctttttatgtgtggacatgatcctttgaaagatgatcttttgGAAGACAGCcttcagaagatcatcttttggaagagatcgcTGCAGTGTAAGCATGGCCTTTGAGATTAAGAATTGGTACTTAAAATTTTTTCTGTCTGAGTATTACTGagctgtagaaaaaaaaaaagccatttatcATATATAAAGAAAACAAGACAGCTTTTAAGTAGTAATGTCATGATGCAACATGCATTGTTACTCTTTAAATAGGTGAACTTTCTCTGACAAAGTTTGGCCAAATGACTGTAAGTCAATGTCACACATGCAAGTCCATGAGCAGTTAACACCCACTTTTCCAAGTGCAGATTAACTGTAATCTGCTTTACTTGTGGCATGAGATAATTTGAAATGTGTGGATTGGATTATATGGTGTATTATACCATAGGCAAGTCATCTAATCTGTGCATCTTGATTCTTATACCAGGCCCAGGCCTATGCTATCTAGGCATCAttacttcttctttgagtggtccccgtgggtgctccacagtaggtgtcaggctcgccccggcaccgcagattggaaatttccAACAGTCTCCATTgggtcgcgcatgtgccgatgcgcgtcggtcTTCGCGCGCCTTcggtcacgtgcgtgatccggtccccgccagttccttctcaactgccaatggctgcagacggaatccactccagctccaacgcctgagaaagataaaactgttTTCTTATTGTTAAGagttattagttgatagtttaGTTATTACTGTTGAAGTTCTGCGTTAGatgtgtatatagtttaaaaaaaaagaaaaagagaaaagaacagaGGTGGCCGCCTCAGGCGGTCCACTATCTTAAGGCCGCGAATGTTATCTGTTCCAGGACTGACTAGCTGTTAAGTgctctattaacattcaaagacttaaacgccCGGGCAATGTCTTcaccggggtttaagaaatgagTCATGCcatgaggccatgcctgcctcacaTGGGCATAGCAAGTGTATCCGTTGCCTCGaggagacccacgttccacaaaagtgtcctcattgctctaagcttacagctagagcccgaaaggacagggaaatgaggctgaagatgattctatttgataaggccctccaacctggaccatcagagaagccccataaagagggaccctcagggtcgcacaagaggaaggcggcttccctaacctcctctgtgcaaaacaaaaagaagctctccccagctcaatcCTTGCCAGTGACATCTGCGAGTGGgctgagtggagcacagggccctgacccgTTGGCTGTTCATAGCGGGAAGACTGCAGCGCACACAGCTGCGCAAGGgcctccgaccattaagcagtcggCACCGAGGGCCCCGCAGGCACTGAAATTGGTGGCACCGACTCCCACGGCACCAACGGCACTGGAGCAAGGGTACCCAGCACGGGACCCagtggtgctggaggaagctacccacgtgGCACCATGCACAGCGGCACTGAGCGCGGCATCGACTATGGTGCTGAGGTCCCCGGCACTGGAGGGGGCGGCACCTGCTACTCAGCAAcagggaaaagcaaaggccaaaacccggcaccgcagcccatctctggATATCATCACATTACCATTATCGCCTAGCTCCCCCCGTCGAGATacaccgggcagcaactccaacagcctgcttcagacctccatccctgttccttcaaccaccatccccctggctcagacaattttcaccaatctccagtagggatccctatgaatactatcacagagcatctccgccattgtcaacgtcatcacggaggtcacacccttctaggcaccatatgtacacattccggtcgtggtccagatctccatcaccgggcccttgcccctgttgttagGGCCGTCCTTAAcatactgaacaccggcacagggggtccagatctGGGGGTagatccccatccacacctcgccaacaccccttcacacagtctcactctGTGGGAAGATCACAGCTTTCCCAGCTGGAAATTGGTCCAAAGGCCCTGGACCCCCCTCCAGAACCCTCAAAAGAGCAAGCATACGAACAGCGTCAGGAACCTGAGGAATTAAAGGAGGTATatcatagtgatgcctcctcgtccttcccagatgaggcagttgtccctggggatatctcccccccggacgaccttaagcaattccaagaactgttcaaaagggtagcacaaacacaggacattcaaatagcagagatgcaggaaaaacatcataaactcctgaaaaatttgagacccccggcttcatccaagatcgccatcccactagatgaagcgattatggaatcagccaccaacatatggcagactccggtcTCCATCCCACCCACGAATAAGAGGgaggataagaaatactttgttccagccaagggcatggaattcctgtttagccacccccagccaaattccctggtggtcgaatcatcacagcatagatccaagacaccccaatataagtcaggagggtcagataaagatgcgaggaaattagacctgtttggcaggaaggtctattcctcctctaccttactactgcGAATGGCACATTATGccgcacacctgtcaaaccacaacttcgactattccagacttacctccctcatggatttccttccagaggacaagaaactggtgctgaaagcgatcgtccaggagggctacgcagcctcatgagcaggagttcagattgccctggatgtggcggacacagcagcacgttccacagccacagcagtggtaatgcgtagggaattgtggctccagacgtccggtattcccagagatctgcaaacaaaaatcgtagatcTTCCATTTGATAGACAAAGGTTATTCGCAGATTCAACCGAttcagtcctacactccagcaaggacttgagagccacacttaggaccctgggtatatacacccccccgtacaggaggaagaagttttacctaCAGCAAAGGTGttacgcttatcaaccacagcatACACAATATCAACGGGGTTATAATCGGggtgccaccaacagcagcagcagcatagggCCCCCAGACgtcgcccccagcagggtcgcgcaccctccgggcaagccctgagacagcaagtttgatgggtatgttgaggactgcaatatcaagaccatctctcaatgccaatCTCAGCACATGCTCCACCAttggctcaaaccgttctactctcaatggcaaaacatcacgacagacaaatgggtactggaaattatagccacgggatacacgatccccttccaatcagtaccaccaccgaaacctcccacccggtcCTTCTTCAAGGACCCATCTCACGAggcaaggttaaaacaggaggtagaccatctcatgtttataggggcagtggagagagtaccggaacaattccaagggaaaggcttctactcacgatacttcctaacagagaagacgacaggaggctggaggccaatcctggacttacgggccctcaaccggcatttgcgcaaacagcgtttcaggatgactacaattgcctgcATAAtcacagcactggatgatggagactggtttgcagccctcggcTTAccagatgcgtattttcatataacaattcacCTGGCACACAAACGTTTTCTCCGATTCACAGTAagcagggagcatttccaatacagagttcttccgttcggtctctcttcggtgcctggagtttttaccaaaatgctggcggtagtatcagcttacctacacaggcagggtgtgttcatttgtccatacctggacgactgcctactgaaaggggttttgaaggcagaggtcctacgcatgatacgcatcactacaaacacatttgcctcattgggcctagttatcaacctttcgAAATCAAAAACCGAGCCCATgcaaaatatagagttcataggggcacgcatagactctattacatcaagagtgTACCTGCCTTATGCCTGTTTCCatgccatcaaatccctggtacaagtaatgatgtacagccccacagtgccaatcctaacatgtctacagctgttggggcacatggcgaccaccacgtttgtggtacagaatgccaggctgcataccCGAGGCCTCCAGCATTGATTGGTGAGCATTTACAAACCAATactccataccatccacagggcagtatcgcccacaacggaggtacgaaggtcactggcatggtgggcagatcccaagaatttgctagtaggggtgcccttccaccaaccacaaattacgatttttcttacaacagatgcacccacataggatggggagtgcacatcggcaacaaggtaactcaggggctatggtcccccacggaaaagacattgcacataaatatactagagctcagagcagtgttcaatgtgtgcagaTGTTTTCGAAAATACctgcaaggcaaagtagtcgagataaataccgacaacacctccaccatgttttatatcaaccgacaaggaggggccagatcttgCGCGCTATGCGCAGAGgcggtccggttgtggaactggtgcattgtcaacaatataacgctaaaagcctcatacttaccgggtgtccacaacgtgaagacggaccaactcagcagacgctttgcgctcacgcacgagtggcagatctgtgctgATCTGCTACGacaagtatttcacaaatgggggtttccccaaatcgatttgtttgccactcacaacaacaagaaatgcactcagtactgctccagagcaggcataggacagggatccatggaagggccctctactctatgcgttctctcccacaacactcatccacgaggttttggagaaagccaaaagggagagagcacacatgatacttatagtcccaacctgggaccgacagcaatggttccctctgcttctgcgcatgtgaTGCCGCTCACCGCtcgccactccccctaccggtagtgccgggccttctcacgcaggctcaggggtccatagtgcacccacatcctcaaggactctgcctacaggtgtggctaatccatggctcagcgccttagagagcacatgttcggagggagtgcaacaagtcttGGAGTTCAGTCAAAGGAATTCCACTAGAAGGACTTACGCAcagaagtggaaacgatttatctcctggtgctcttccaagcagttagctcctttggacgtccctataactgtaattctagaatacctgctggagctaaaacgagatgggctctccctatcctcactaaaggtccatttCACAGCTATATCAGagtttcaacacaaagaggaagggccaaccatattcgcccatcctattgtcacttggttcctaaaggggctggcaaacctgtacccccctcggaaaccgctgccaccatcatggagcttggacttggtcctccacatgctgtcgggaccaccctttgaaccactgGCCACGAtacccctccggttacttaccatgaaaacaaccttccttcttgcgattatgtCAGCCTgtagggtgagcgaacttgcagctataatggcaatgccgccctgcacagtagtctcaaaggaagcggtgatcttacgattacacccagccttcgttccaaaggtttcctcagagttccacattaacaaacCCATAGTAttgccctcattttatcctaagcctcacaactccagcaaggaggcacagctgcacctactagatgtgaggagggctttggccttttacatagacagaactaagcccttccggaaaacagacagacttctggtgtccctcgcacccaggtcaaaaggggaaggcctgt includes these proteins:
- the LOC142018157 gene encoding uncharacterized protein LOC142018157, translating into MLTLQRSLPKDDLLKAVFQKIIFQRIMSTHKKQTKRAILTSKTVHPHSHSRTLEKMGQKMLQMGLHGWKALPGAPATHCLKEPLPPSPSLHVLLRPAQLFTVKLSLSSVLTLACESSGPTTGADPQDCPGSPAGHLAGSCPPPPMVLETHDWGPNPPQPLLHHPRAIWHIWIHPESSDWWGRVVLAKGDDMRWLQNFPMKRHLHGALQLAHPHPPVPELLDVASPLCGEVHGLGLWKLTTLDSYHSVGQQFEVGKSTTGAVIFEVMTANNQVLLGRFVNIRDLDSAVAGFTTLNFPQCFGAIDGVHFAIRAPHHSAGCYVNHQGYPLRRAPDIGGPSGMVHGYLCGLARLGA